The Klebsiella aerogenes KCTC 2190 region GCGGCCCGCCGATCACCAGCGTATCACCCACTTGCGCTTCCAGCGCCCAGCGGCTGGCAATACCGCCATCGTGGATATAAAAATCGTAAGCCAGCTCGTGGCGTTCGGCATCGTACAGCGGCGTGTAGTCGCGGGTCGCCGGGCGCACGCCCTCGCCCCAGTTAATGCCTTCGTCGGTCACTTCCGGCGGCGTGAATACGCTGCCCGCCTGCGGGAAAAACAGTTTGGTGTGGTCGTCAAAACCTTGTGAAACAAAGCCATCCAGCGCCTCGCCCCCCAGCACGATCCGCTGGAACGCCTGGCCGATACGCTCAATGCGCAGCACGGTTAATTCGCGAAAACGTAGTTCGTTACGCACGCGCTGCGGGTATTTAGTTTGTTTGATTATTGTCATCCGTCATCGCCTTGGTGAAGGGTAAATAGATATATCTAAACTCAGTGTAAATGATAATGATTGCCATTAATAAAAATGGCAAGTTTTTTTTGATATAAATTACAGGAAAGCTTCATCAAAGCTAAAAACAACAATAAATCAATTAATATCAACCAATTATAAATTATACATTGTCTTTTTTTACTATTTAGATATAAATTAGATATATCAAAAATATGCAGGAGAACTGATGCGACATCATCACGAAGAAGGCCACGGCGAACAGGGCCGTCGCGGCGGCGGACGCCGCCAGCGTTTCTTTGGCCACGGCGAATTGCGCCTGGTGATCCTCGATATCCTTTCGCGCAACGCCAGCCACGGCTATGAACTGATTAAAGAGATTGAGGCGCTGACGCAGGGCAATTACAGCCCCAGCCCCGGCGTTATCTATCCGACACTCGACCTGCTGCAGGATCAGGGATTGATTAGCGTAGAAGAGGAAAATGGGCGTAAAAAAATCGCTATCACTGAAGAGGGACGCCGCCTGTGCGCCGAAAGCGGCAAGCAGTTAAGCCAAATTCAGACGCGCCTGCAGGAACGCATGGTCGGCTGCGAATTGCGCAAAAATCCGCAGATGAAACGCGCGCTGGAAAACTTTAAAGCGGTGCTGGACCTGAAGGTCAACCAGCAGAGCATCAGCGACGCGCAGTTGAAACAGATCATCGGCGTGATTGACCGCGCGGCGATGGAAATCTCCCAACTCGATTAACCTCTCGCACCACAATGGTTCCCAGGCTGCTCCATCACGCAGCGGCCTGCACCACCCCACGTCATACCGCTTCACACCCCAACGGCAGTTTATCTTGCAGCCTCAGGAATAAAACGTGCCAATATTTAAGTTATGAGATTAAATTTCGCACAATTGCGCCTTAACTTTGCGTTTATCCCGATTTTCATCGTCGCTGCCAGGCTGGCGTAATCCCTGCAATACTTAATTCAGTATCATGTGATACGCCCCCCCAGGAGCACATTTTGAACAGGTTACCTTCCAGCGCATCGGCTCTGGCCTGCAGCGCGCACGCACTGAATCTCATTGAGAAGCAATCGCTCTCCCATGACGAAATGAAAGCACTGAACCAGGAGGTGAGAGAATACTTTAAAGAACATGTGAACCCGGGGTTTCTGGAGTATAGAAAATCGGTCACAGCCGGCGGGGATTACGGAGCCGTAGAGTGGCAAGCGGGAGGGTTAAATACGCTTGTCGACACCCAGGGACAGGAGTTTATCGACTGCCTTGGTGGGTTTGGCATCTTCAATGTAGGGCACCGTAATCCAGTTGTGGTATCCGCCGTCGAAAATCAACTCGCGAAACAACCGCTTCACAGCCAGGAGCTGCTGGACCCGCTGCGGGCGATGCTGGCGAAAACGCTGGCGGCCTTAACGCCCGGCAAGCTCAAATACAGTTTCTTCTGCAACAGCGGCACGGAATCAGTAGAAGCGGCGCTGAAGCTGGCAAAAGCCTATCAGTCTCCGCGCGGCAAATTTACCTTCGTCGCTACCAGCGGCGCGTTCCACGGTAAATCGCTGGGCGCGCTGTCGGCCACCGCGAAATCGACCTTCCGCAAACCGTTTATGCCGCTACTGCCGGGCTTCCGTCACGTGCCGTTCGGTGATATCAACGCCATGCGTTCCATACTGAGCGAGTGCAAAAAAACCGGCGATGACGTCGCGGCGGTGATCCTTGAGCCTATCCAGGGCGAAGGCGGCGTGATCCTGCCGCCGGCGGGTTACTTACCGGCGGTCCGTAAACTGTGCGACGAGTTTGGCGCGTTGTTGATCCTCGACGAGGTACAGACCGGCATGGGCCGCACCGGCAAGATGTTCGCCTGCGAGCATGAAAACGTGCAGCCGGATATTCTGTGTCTGGCTAAAGCGCTCGGCGGCGGCGTAATGCCGATCGGCGCGACGGTAGCGACGGAAGAGGTCTTCTCGGTGCTGTTCGATAACCCATTCCTGCACACCACCACCTTCGGCGGCAACCCGCTGGCCTGCGCGGCGGCGCTGGCGACGATCAACGTCTTGCTCTCGCAGAACCTGCCGGCGCAGGCTGAGCAGAAAGGCGATCTGTTGCTGGACGGCTTCCGTCAACTGGCGCGCGAATATCCGGATCTGGTGAATGAAGTCCGCGGGAAAGGCATGTTGATGGCTATTGAGTTTGTCGATAACGAGATTGGCTACAACTTTGCCAGCGAGATGTTCAGACAGCGGGTGCTGGTCGCTGGGACGTTAAACAACGCCAAGACGATCCGCGTTGAACCGCCGCTGACGCTCACCCTCGAGCAGTGCGAACAGGTGCTGAAGGCGGCGCGCAAAGCGCTGGCGGCACTGCGCATTTCGGTCGAAGAGACATAATTCACACCCGACCCTCTCCCGTCGGGAGAGGGTCTTTTCACGTTATACCACCCGCACGCCTGCTGGCATGACGCGCTCCGGCGTCAACAGCACGCTTTCGCTTTCATCCTCGGTTTCCGCGCATAACAGCATGCACTCAGAAGTTTCGCCACGCATTTTGGCTTTCGCCAGATTACACAGCACCACCACCGTTTTCCCCAGCAGCTCCTCTTCGCTGTAGTAGGGCACCAGGCTAGTGACCGTCTGCAGCGTGCGGTCGCCGACATCAATCCGCGCGATGTACAGTTTGTCAGCATTGTCATGGCGCTTCACCTCGACAATCTTGCCAACGCGCATCTCCAGTTTGGCAAAATCAGCGTAAGCTACGGTATCCATCTCTCACCTCCAGTAAATTTTTACTAAAAGATAGCAAGTTTTTGCCGTTCGTCTGCATAATGCTGATAATAATGCTACTTCTGTCACGCTATCGCCGGGGAAAACAGCCCTCGCGCGCAGGCGTTTTTTACTGAAATAAGGTGCAGGACGCGACGCTTGCTTTACAATAGATGGGCAAACATGGGCAACGTCCGATAAAGGAAAAAGATGGCAACGCTAAAAGACATTGCGACCGAAGCGGGTGTTTCGCTGGCGACGGTTTCCCGGGTGTTAAACGACGATCCCACCCTGAACGTGAAAGAAGAGACCAAGCATCGCATTCTCGAAATTGCGGAGAAGCTTGAATATAAAAGCAGCAGCGCGCGTAAAACGCAGGTCCTACCCGTCGGCCACCATCATATCCTGGCGCTGTACAGCTACCAGCAAGAGCTGGAAATTAACGACCCTTACTATCTCGCCATTCGCCACGGTATTGAAACCCAGTGCGAAAAGCTCGCCATCGAGCTCACCAACTGCTATCTCAATAACACCCTGCCCGAGCTGAAAAAGGTCACCGGCGTATTGATTATC contains the following coding sequences:
- a CDS encoding siderophore-interacting protein, whose translation is MTIIKQTKYPQRVRNELRFRELTVLRIERIGQAFQRIVLGGEALDGFVSQGFDDHTKLFFPQAGSVFTPPEVTDEGINWGEGVRPATRDYTPLYDAERHELAYDFYIHDGGIASRWALEAQVGDTLVIGGPRGSLVVPEDYAWQLYVCDESGMPALRRRLLGLRQLPVTPQVTAIVTVADASYKDYLADLDGFNIEWVVGHNPAFVAERLAQVKVPSEDYFIWLTGEGGVVKSLLARFEEPSIDQQLVRSQAYWHSK
- a CDS encoding PadR family transcriptional regulator produces the protein MRHHHEEGHGEQGRRGGGRRQRFFGHGELRLVILDILSRNASHGYELIKEIEALTQGNYSPSPGVIYPTLDLLQDQGLISVEEENGRKKIAITEEGRRLCAESGKQLSQIQTRLQERMVGCELRKNPQMKRALENFKAVLDLKVNQQSISDAQLKQIIGVIDRAAMEISQLD
- the ygjG gene encoding putrescine aminotransferase yields the protein MNRLPSSASALACSAHALNLIEKQSLSHDEMKALNQEVREYFKEHVNPGFLEYRKSVTAGGDYGAVEWQAGGLNTLVDTQGQEFIDCLGGFGIFNVGHRNPVVVSAVENQLAKQPLHSQELLDPLRAMLAKTLAALTPGKLKYSFFCNSGTESVEAALKLAKAYQSPRGKFTFVATSGAFHGKSLGALSATAKSTFRKPFMPLLPGFRHVPFGDINAMRSILSECKKTGDDVAAVILEPIQGEGGVILPPAGYLPAVRKLCDEFGALLILDEVQTGMGRTGKMFACEHENVQPDILCLAKALGGGVMPIGATVATEEVFSVLFDNPFLHTTTFGGNPLACAAALATINVLLSQNLPAQAEQKGDLLLDGFRQLAREYPDLVNEVRGKGMLMAIEFVDNEIGYNFASEMFRQRVLVAGTLNNAKTIRVEPPLTLTLEQCEQVLKAARKALAALRISVEET
- a CDS encoding tRNA-binding protein; translation: MDTVAYADFAKLEMRVGKIVEVKRHDNADKLYIARIDVGDRTLQTVTSLVPYYSEEELLGKTVVVLCNLAKAKMRGETSECMLLCAETEDESESVLLTPERVMPAGVRVV